In the bacterium genome, one interval contains:
- a CDS encoding 2-oxoglutarate dehydrogenase E1 component — translation MSSYLNPLNTGYIEELAEQYKKDPEAVDPSWRYFFDGLALRQRMDQSLGAPGPVEADDLEFELKVLELIQNYRELGFLIADVNPLQRGIKSHPLLKLDKFGLNESDLDRICDVGNMLGLGRVPLREIIRTLTEYYCSPASVEYGHIEDPPSRLWIQKRIESNYLNKGLPNEVKQRCLSKLIDAEALETFLHRRFVGQKRFSVEGTDVIIPMLDYLIEQAAQLGADEILIAMAHRGRLNVLANIFGKDLKQMMGEFSGNFDANVGDGDVKYHMGFSTQAPLPDGKPMHLSLSPNPSHLEAVNSVVTGVTRSKQKLKGDKNRTRVLAVLLHGDASFTGQGSVYELLNMSDLAGYTIGGAIHIIVNNQIGFTTMPQESRSTPQATDIAKMLEFPIFHVNADVPDTALRCVSLALQFRYKFKRDVIIDVVGYRRYGHNEADEPAFTQPLMYRAIAQHPRVREIYAKKLIDQGIVTQAGVEEQLQDYHQRLDDALAESKKSKISPAMHSFGDRWNHLKKPTERDIFKKFVSGVSIEELRRIGEKIGQVPPGFILHPKIQKLVEDREAMLRGERGVDWSMGEALAFGSLLCQGRMVRLAGQDSERGTFSQRHCIFHDIENGRKYNPFNFIQEQQADFEVVNSLLSEYAAMGFEFGQSLANPMKLTMWEAQFGDFVNSAQVIVDQFISSSAAKWQRYSGLVLLLPHGYEGQGPEHSSARLERFLQACAQNNTQVCNMTTPAQYFHVLRRQVLRDFRIPLIIMSPKSLLRHPLAVSDIKEFQDGHFQEVIDDADPSLKDKAERVLLCSGKIYYELLEGRQKAKNPNIPILRVEQFYPFPEELYKKLLSSYPRAKEITWVQEGPRNMEGWSFMKEHLAPLLGKDQTLVYVGRAAQASPADSYMHLHLREQKRIVATALGENQ, via the coding sequence ATGTCTAGTTATCTCAATCCTCTGAACACCGGCTATATCGAAGAGCTTGCCGAACAATATAAAAAAGACCCCGAAGCGGTCGACCCCAGCTGGCGCTACTTTTTCGACGGCTTGGCCCTCCGCCAAAGGATGGACCAGAGCCTCGGGGCTCCGGGGCCGGTCGAGGCCGACGACCTCGAGTTCGAGCTCAAGGTTTTGGAGCTGATCCAAAACTACCGTGAGCTCGGCTTCCTGATCGCCGACGTGAACCCCTTGCAAAGGGGCATCAAGTCCCATCCCCTGCTCAAGCTCGACAAGTTCGGCCTCAACGAGTCCGACCTCGACCGCATCTGCGACGTCGGCAACATGCTGGGACTGGGCCGGGTTCCGCTCCGCGAGATCATCCGGACTCTCACCGAATATTACTGCTCACCGGCCTCGGTTGAATACGGCCACATCGAAGATCCGCCCAGCCGGCTCTGGATTCAAAAGCGCATCGAGTCGAACTACCTCAACAAGGGTTTGCCGAACGAGGTCAAGCAACGCTGTCTGAGCAAGCTGATCGACGCCGAAGCGCTGGAAACCTTCCTCCACCGCCGCTTCGTCGGCCAAAAGCGCTTCTCGGTCGAAGGCACCGACGTCATCATTCCGATGCTCGATTATTTGATCGAGCAGGCCGCCCAGCTCGGCGCCGACGAGATCCTGATCGCAATGGCCCACCGCGGCCGGCTCAACGTCCTGGCCAATATCTTCGGCAAGGATTTGAAGCAGATGATGGGCGAATTCTCCGGCAACTTCGACGCCAACGTCGGCGACGGCGACGTCAAGTACCACATGGGCTTCTCGACCCAGGCGCCGCTGCCCGACGGCAAGCCGATGCACCTTTCGCTCTCGCCCAACCCCAGCCATCTCGAGGCGGTCAACTCGGTGGTCACCGGCGTCACCCGCTCCAAGCAAAAGCTGAAGGGCGACAAGAACCGCACCCGGGTGCTGGCGGTGCTGCTCCACGGCGACGCCTCCTTCACCGGCCAAGGCTCGGTCTACGAGCTGCTCAACATGTCGGACTTGGCGGGCTACACCATCGGCGGGGCCATCCATATCATCGTCAACAACCAGATCGGCTTCACCACCATGCCGCAGGAGTCCCGCTCCACGCCCCAGGCCACCGACATCGCCAAGATGCTGGAGTTCCCGATCTTCCACGTCAACGCCGACGTGCCCGACACCGCTTTGCGCTGCGTTTCGCTGGCCCTCCAGTTCCGTTACAAGTTCAAGCGCGACGTGATCATCGACGTCGTCGGCTATCGCCGCTACGGCCACAACGAGGCCGACGAGCCGGCTTTCACCCAGCCCCTGATGTACCGGGCCATCGCCCAGCATCCGCGGGTCCGCGAAATTTACGCCAAGAAGCTGATCGACCAGGGCATCGTGACCCAAGCCGGAGTCGAGGAGCAGCTTCAAGATTATCACCAGCGGCTCGACGACGCGCTGGCCGAGTCCAAGAAGAGCAAGATCTCGCCGGCGATGCATTCCTTCGGCGACCGTTGGAACCACCTCAAGAAACCGACCGAGCGCGACATCTTCAAGAAGTTCGTCAGCGGCGTCTCGATCGAGGAGCTGCGCCGGATCGGCGAGAAGATCGGGCAGGTCCCGCCGGGCTTCATCCTCCACCCCAAGATCCAAAAATTGGTCGAGGATCGCGAGGCCATGCTGCGGGGCGAGCGCGGCGTCGATTGGAGCATGGGCGAAGCCCTGGCCTTCGGCAGCCTGCTTTGCCAAGGCCGGATGGTTCGGCTGGCCGGCCAGGATTCGGAGCGCGGCACCTTCTCCCAGCGCCACTGCATCTTCCACGACATCGAGAACGGCCGGAAATACAACCCCTTCAATTTCATCCAAGAGCAGCAGGCCGACTTCGAGGTCGTCAACAGCCTGCTCTCGGAATACGCGGCGATGGGCTTCGAGTTCGGTCAGAGCTTGGCTAACCCGATGAAGCTGACGATGTGGGAGGCCCAGTTCGGCGACTTCGTCAACTCGGCTCAAGTCATCGTCGACCAATTCATCTCGAGCTCGGCCGCCAAGTGGCAGCGCTATAGCGGCCTGGTCCTGCTCCTGCCCCACGGCTACGAAGGCCAAGGGCCCGAGCATTCCTCGGCCCGGCTCGAGCGCTTCCTCCAGGCCTGCGCCCAGAACAACACCCAGGTCTGCAACATGACCACGCCGGCCCAATATTTCCACGTGCTGCGCCGCCAAGTTCTGCGCGACTTCCGGATCCCGCTCATCATCATGTCGCCCAAAAGCCTGCTGCGCCATCCGCTGGCGGTTTCCGACATCAAGGAGTTCCAGGACGGCCATTTCCAAGAGGTGATCGACGATGCCGATCCCAGCTTGAAGGACAAGGCCGAGCGGGTCCTCCTGTGCAGCGGCAAGATTTATTACGAGCTGCTCGAGGGCCGGCAAAAGGCCAAGAACCCCAACATCCCGATCCTAAGGGTCGAGCAATTCTATCCCTTCCCCGAGGAGCTTTACAAAAAGCTGCTCTCGTCCTATCCCCGAGCCAAGGAAATCACCTGGGTTCAAGAAGGTCCTCGCAACATGGAAGGCTGGTCCTTCATGAAGGAGCATCTGGCTCCGTTGCTGGGCAAGGACCAAACCCTGGTCTACGTCGGCCGCGCGGCCCAAGCCAGCCCGGCCGACAGCTACATGCACCTCCACCTGCGGGAGCAAAAGCGCATCGTCGCCACGGCCTTGGGAGAAAACCAATAG
- a CDS encoding SDR family oxidoreductase gives MKLKDKVILITGSSRGIGREMALRFAKDGATLVITGKSETEGKLPGTIYSVAEEVKAAGGKALAIPIDLRMDATVEAMVQKVADTYGKIDILINNAGAIALTPLETTPMKRADLMLYLNLRAVLECSHLCIPHLKAAGGGHILNLSPPISLDPKWFKSHVVYTISKFGMTMATIGLSQELAPYKIGVNSLWPRTLVATAATKMLLGESGMPVCRTPAIMADAAYEIVTSDPTQLTGRAVLDEPFLRERGYKNFDKYRMDPNEEPGLDLFVEA, from the coding sequence ATGAAGCTCAAAGACAAAGTCATTCTCATCACCGGCTCCAGCCGCGGCATTGGGCGGGAAATGGCCCTGCGTTTTGCCAAGGATGGAGCCACTCTGGTCATCACCGGCAAGTCGGAAACCGAAGGCAAATTGCCGGGCACCATTTATTCGGTGGCCGAGGAAGTGAAGGCAGCGGGGGGGAAGGCCTTGGCCATCCCCATCGACCTGCGGATGGATGCGACCGTCGAGGCCATGGTCCAGAAGGTGGCCGACACTTACGGCAAGATCGACATCCTGATCAACAACGCCGGCGCTATCGCGCTGACTCCCCTTGAAACCACGCCGATGAAGCGGGCAGACTTGATGCTTTACTTGAATCTTCGGGCGGTCCTGGAATGCAGCCATCTCTGCATTCCTCACCTCAAGGCCGCGGGCGGCGGCCACATCCTGAACCTGTCGCCGCCGATCAGCCTCGATCCCAAGTGGTTCAAGAGCCACGTGGTCTACACGATCTCCAAGTTCGGCATGACGATGGCGACCATCGGCCTTTCGCAGGAGCTGGCCCCCTACAAGATCGGCGTCAACTCGCTTTGGCCCCGAACCTTGGTCGCCACCGCCGCCACCAAGATGCTGCTCGGCGAGAGCGGGATGCCGGTCTGCCGGACCCCGGCCATCATGGCCGACGCGGCCTACGAGATCGTCACCAGCGATCCGACTCAGCTCACCGGCCGGGCGGTGCTCGACGAGCCCTTCCTGCGGGAGCGGGGTTACAAGAATTTCGACAAATACCGGATGGACCCCAATGAGGAACCGGGCTTGGATTTGTTCGTGGAAGCGTAG
- a CDS encoding ROK family protein: MTRHYLSVDIGGTSLRLALIEESGEILLQRNLASDLVRKGEELLKVLAEETRDLIKESKERGGNIGGLALGVPGLVDAKHGIVRQSPHFPLWRDLALREPLQKVFPFPVVMDNDANHAALGEAWLGAGKDWPDFILITLGTGVGGGIILSGQIFRGPSGFAGEIGHIVIDRNGLPGALGSRGTLETLVSQSGLKLQSQRLWENAGKETGATILDLDPEASDLPKTLFDLASEGVEAAQNIWKEFGSALGCGIVSLANAFGFLRFAIGGGLSGAWKFFDESCRKEIEARTYETLAAEIQVVPATLGNDAGLIGGVRAVQLAL, translated from the coding sequence ATGACCCGACATTACCTATCCGTCGACATCGGCGGCACCTCCCTTCGCTTGGCTCTCATCGAGGAATCGGGCGAGATCCTATTGCAGCGCAACTTGGCCTCCGACTTGGTGCGGAAAGGCGAGGAGCTGCTTAAAGTTTTGGCGGAAGAGACCCGCGATTTGATCAAGGAATCCAAGGAAAGGGGCGGAAACATCGGCGGCTTGGCCCTGGGCGTGCCCGGCTTGGTCGACGCCAAGCACGGGATCGTCCGACAATCGCCCCATTTCCCGCTGTGGCGGGATTTGGCGCTGCGCGAGCCGCTCCAGAAGGTCTTTCCCTTCCCGGTGGTCATGGACAACGACGCCAACCATGCCGCCTTGGGCGAAGCCTGGCTCGGGGCCGGCAAGGATTGGCCCGACTTCATCTTGATCACTCTGGGCACCGGCGTCGGCGGCGGCATCATCTTGAGCGGGCAGATCTTCCGCGGACCCAGCGGCTTCGCCGGCGAGATCGGCCACATCGTCATCGACCGCAACGGTCTGCCCGGCGCTCTCGGCAGCCGTGGCACCCTCGAAACCCTGGTTTCGCAGAGCGGCCTCAAGCTTCAATCGCAGCGGCTTTGGGAGAACGCCGGCAAAGAAACCGGCGCCACCATCCTCGACCTCGACCCCGAGGCCTCGGATTTGCCCAAGACTCTCTTCGACCTGGCTTCCGAGGGGGTCGAAGCCGCGCAGAATATATGGAAGGAATTCGGTTCGGCCCTGGGCTGCGGCATCGTCAGTCTGGCCAACGCCTTCGGTTTCCTCCGCTTCGCGATCGGCGGCGGCCTCTCCGGCGCCTGGAAATTTTTCGACGAAAGCTGCCGCAAGGAGATCGAAGCTCGAACCTACGAAACCCTCGCTGCCGAGATCCAAGTCGTCCCGGCCACTCTGGGCAACGACGCCGGCCTCATCGGCGGCGTGCGCGCGGTGCAGTTGGCCTTGTAG
- a CDS encoding phosphoglucomutase/phosphomannomutase family protein — translation MAIQFGTDGWRAIIGEEYTFANVAKVLQAFCDLQAAGKGQGVYVGYDRRFQSRRFAEIAVEVLLGNGFKVFLAKDFCPTPCISWMTKENGGLAGVVITASHNPAAWNGVKFKEGYGGSASPEFTARIEVRIRENDLDDRSPHRLALAEGEKKGLLQHFDPHGAYLKQLRKMIDFKLIRQAKLKVLVDPMYGAGCGYFTKLLGKQAIEIRGEENPSFGGVNPEPIEKNLAAAAVQVKAAKAHIGLATDGDADRIGAIDEKGRFVDSHHIFALILRHLTLVKRWKGDVIKTVSTTNMIRRLCASYGLKLVETPIGFKFICQEFRKSTPLMGGEESGGIGIARHVYERDGILCGLLLLEILAYHKKPFSKILAELQKEAGPLLFRREDLHFPLERIRSIRDKLGAGSMPAFGKLALRGKNFTDGFKFEFSDDSWLLIRPSGTEPLLRVYAEAPSETKAKQLLGFARKFLESVA, via the coding sequence ATGGCCATTCAATTCGGAACCGACGGCTGGCGGGCGATCATCGGCGAGGAATACACTTTCGCCAACGTCGCCAAGGTCTTGCAGGCCTTCTGCGACCTCCAGGCCGCGGGCAAAGGGCAGGGCGTTTACGTCGGCTACGACCGGCGCTTCCAAAGCCGGCGCTTCGCCGAGATCGCGGTCGAAGTCCTGCTCGGCAACGGCTTCAAGGTTTTCCTGGCCAAGGATTTTTGCCCCACTCCCTGCATCTCCTGGATGACCAAGGAGAACGGCGGCTTGGCCGGCGTGGTCATCACCGCCAGCCACAATCCGGCGGCTTGGAACGGGGTGAAATTCAAGGAGGGCTACGGCGGCTCGGCCTCGCCGGAGTTCACCGCCCGAATCGAGGTCCGGATTCGGGAGAACGACCTCGACGACCGCTCGCCCCACCGGCTCGCGTTGGCCGAAGGCGAGAAGAAGGGCTTGCTCCAACACTTCGATCCTCACGGCGCCTACCTCAAGCAGCTCCGCAAGATGATCGACTTCAAGCTCATCCGCCAAGCCAAGCTCAAGGTGTTGGTCGATCCGATGTACGGCGCCGGTTGCGGTTACTTCACCAAGCTCCTCGGCAAGCAGGCCATCGAGATCCGGGGCGAGGAGAATCCCTCCTTCGGCGGAGTCAATCCCGAGCCGATCGAGAAGAACCTGGCCGCGGCCGCCGTCCAAGTCAAAGCCGCCAAGGCTCACATCGGGCTCGCCACCGACGGCGACGCCGACCGCATCGGGGCGATCGACGAGAAGGGGCGCTTCGTCGATTCCCACCATATCTTCGCCCTCATTCTCCGGCACCTGACCTTGGTGAAGCGCTGGAAGGGCGACGTCATCAAGACCGTTTCGACCACCAACATGATCCGCCGGCTTTGCGCGAGTTACGGCCTCAAGCTGGTGGAGACGCCGATCGGCTTCAAGTTCATCTGCCAGGAATTCCGTAAATCGACGCCTTTGATGGGCGGGGAGGAATCGGGCGGCATCGGCATCGCCCGCCATGTCTATGAGCGCGACGGAATCCTCTGCGGCCTTTTGCTCCTCGAAATCTTGGCCTACCACAAGAAGCCCTTCTCCAAGATCTTGGCCGAGCTCCAGAAGGAAGCCGGCCCCTTGCTGTTCCGCCGCGAGGACCTGCACTTTCCGCTGGAGCGGATCCGGTCCATCCGGGACAAGCTCGGGGCGGGCTCGATGCCGGCCTTCGGCAAGCTGGCGCTGCGCGGTAAGAATTTCACCGACGGCTTCAAGTTCGAATTCAGCGACGATAGCTGGCTCTTGATCCGGCCCTCCGGCACCGAGCCGCTGTTGCGGGTCTACGCCGAGGCTCCGAGCGAGACCAAGGCCAAGCAGCTTCTCGGCTTCGCCCGAAAATTCCTGGAAAGCGTGGCTTAA
- a CDS encoding DUF4301 family protein: MTAADFSPQDLAQIASHGLSVEAVGRQLERFARGPVYADLVRPCRIGDGIRRVSEAEARNFRSSYGQAVAAGRAMKFVPASGAGTRMFQKFLQGWHGKVSDELAAELSRLGDYPFYPALREKMDQAGRSLEDSLKKRDFETVLDFLLGPRGLAYADSPKGLVQFHRYPEGSRSALEEQVAEAAELTRDSKGRARIHFTVAEKHRRETREHLAGIIDRYAAGGVQIELGDSLQAASTDTIAADESNRPFRDRQGRLVFRPAGHGALLGNLQNLGGDIVFLKNIDNVAPARWREARLDWERVLGGVLAERQRDPYDRPLRVVGVVPNQGEPGGAPFWVRDARGNTSLQIVESAQVDPNSAEQQAVFRSSTHFNPVILACGLRDSQGQPFDLAAFADPEAGFISTKSYEGRPLKALELPGLWNGSMAYWETIFVEIPIETFSPVKTVEDLLRPEHRTV; the protein is encoded by the coding sequence ATGACCGCCGCCGATTTCTCTCCCCAGGATTTGGCTCAAATCGCGAGCCATGGTCTGAGCGTCGAGGCCGTCGGCCGCCAGCTGGAGCGCTTCGCCCGCGGACCGGTCTATGCCGATTTGGTCCGGCCCTGCCGAATCGGCGACGGCATTCGCCGGGTCTCCGAAGCCGAAGCCCGGAATTTTCGTTCGAGCTACGGCCAGGCCGTCGCGGCCGGCCGGGCGATGAAATTCGTCCCGGCCTCGGGAGCCGGAACCCGAATGTTCCAAAAATTTCTGCAAGGCTGGCACGGGAAGGTGTCCGATGAATTGGCGGCCGAGCTGAGTCGCTTGGGCGATTATCCCTTTTATCCGGCGCTTCGAGAAAAGATGGATCAAGCCGGCCGCTCCCTGGAGGATTCGCTGAAGAAGCGGGATTTTGAAACGGTCTTGGACTTTCTGCTCGGCCCCCGCGGCCTCGCCTATGCCGATAGCCCCAAGGGCCTGGTTCAATTTCATCGCTATCCCGAGGGCTCGCGCAGCGCCTTGGAAGAGCAGGTGGCGGAGGCGGCTGAGCTGACTCGCGATTCCAAGGGACGGGCCCGGATCCATTTCACCGTGGCCGAGAAGCACCGACGGGAAACCCGCGAGCACCTCGCGGGCATCATCGATCGATACGCGGCCGGCGGAGTCCAAATCGAGCTCGGCGATTCGCTCCAGGCAGCCTCGACCGACACCATCGCGGCCGACGAGAGCAACCGGCCTTTCCGGGACCGTCAGGGCCGTCTGGTCTTCCGCCCGGCCGGCCACGGAGCTCTGCTTGGAAACCTCCAAAACCTCGGCGGCGACATCGTCTTTCTGAAGAACATCGACAACGTGGCTCCGGCCCGATGGCGCGAGGCCCGCTTGGATTGGGAGCGGGTCTTGGGCGGCGTGCTGGCCGAGCGCCAGCGCGATCCCTACGACCGTCCGCTCCGGGTGGTGGGAGTGGTACCGAACCAAGGCGAGCCCGGCGGCGCGCCTTTTTGGGTCCGCGACGCCCGGGGCAACACCTCGCTTCAGATCGTGGAGTCGGCCCAGGTCGATCCGAATTCGGCCGAGCAGCAGGCGGTCTTCCGCAGCTCGACCCACTTCAACCCGGTCATCCTGGCCTGTGGGCTGCGCGATTCTCAAGGCCAGCCTTTCGATTTGGCCGCTTTCGCCGACCCTGAAGCCGGCTTCATCTCCACCAAATCCTACGAAGGACGGCCGCTCAAGGCCTTGGAGCTGCCCGGTCTCTGGAACGGCTCGATGGCTTATTGGGAAACTATATTTGTGGAAATTCCGATCGAGACCTTCTCGCCGGTGAAGACGGTCGAGGACCTGCTTCGGCCCGAGCACCGGACTGTGTAG
- a CDS encoding bifunctional phosphoglucose/phosphomannose isomerase, whose product MSAPFHQAIRQFPRQFLESWKIVVDHPGLGMLGPDRFRRIYYGAMGGSSLPADILNDIYDGNPRLELLRDYDLPAGAGSEDLLIAASFSGNTEETLAVLAEALKRGLPSLALSNGGKLEQDAKAAGIPWIPIPHCIQPRCASGYFYATLLGLLYKMGRIDSPESELKRLEFFLEGFQDAAEARGKKLASALKDRVPLIYGPSRLEGVCRIWKIKLNENAKIQSFYNVLPELNHNEMVGFTRLLMKPVLVFLESRFMHPRIERRMEVMKELLAGEMPVLRVPAAGDTPLQEMFGCLLIADYASYYLAAEYGVDPAPVAMVEEFKRKL is encoded by the coding sequence GTGAGCGCCCCTTTTCATCAAGCGATCCGCCAATTCCCGCGGCAGTTCCTCGAGAGCTGGAAAATCGTTGTCGACCATCCCGGCTTGGGGATGCTTGGCCCCGATCGCTTCCGCCGAATTTACTATGGCGCGATGGGCGGCTCTTCCCTGCCGGCCGACATCTTGAACGACATCTACGACGGAAACCCTCGGCTGGAATTGCTTCGAGACTACGACTTGCCGGCCGGCGCCGGTTCCGAAGACCTGCTGATCGCCGCCTCCTTTTCCGGGAATACCGAGGAAACTCTGGCGGTCTTGGCCGAAGCCTTGAAGCGGGGGCTGCCGAGCCTGGCCCTTTCCAACGGCGGCAAGCTCGAGCAGGATGCGAAGGCCGCCGGAATTCCCTGGATCCCAATTCCGCATTGCATCCAGCCGCGTTGCGCCTCGGGGTACTTCTACGCGACGCTCCTCGGCCTCCTCTACAAAATGGGCCGGATCGATTCGCCGGAGTCGGAGCTGAAGCGGCTCGAATTTTTTCTCGAGGGGTTCCAGGACGCCGCCGAGGCCCGCGGCAAGAAGCTCGCCTCCGCGCTCAAGGATCGGGTCCCGCTGATCTACGGACCCAGCCGCTTGGAGGGCGTCTGCCGGATCTGGAAGATCAAGCTCAACGAGAATGCCAAGATCCAGAGCTTCTACAATGTCCTTCCCGAGCTCAATCACAATGAGATGGTCGGCTTCACCCGCTTGCTGATGAAGCCGGTCTTGGTTTTCTTGGAGAGTCGCTTCATGCATCCGCGGATCGAGCGGCGGATGGAAGTGATGAAGGAGCTGCTGGCCGGCGAGATGCCGGTCCTGCGGGTGCCGGCCGCCGGCGACACGCCGCTGCAAGAGATGTTCGGCTGTTTGCTGATCGCCGACTATGCCTCTTACTACCTGGCCGCCGAGTACGGCGTCGATCCGGCGCCGGTGGCGATGGTCGAGGAATTCAAAAGAAAATTGTAG
- the corA gene encoding magnesium/cobalt transporter CorA, with the protein MHTIYICPPDGSLIETQDLERLKAALDEKRSNVWVDMEDPSEEEVDFLLEYFNFHPLAIEHVLLGVGAARLDVYDRYAFLALHRMFYNFETETCEKREFQVFFSERFIVTSHGKNLSRTFNSARQRVKECPKDTLGDSPSYVLLHLLELAIKDYEPIMEEWQENLEDIEQQVLKGANQDVLDQILKFKKLVATMRKNLLPERDVFRQLDDKHVIPFITAEARPYIKSAMDDMNALLQELEALREHAGSVFDVYAAVLTIRMTESSNQLNYVMQRLTIGATIFLPLTFIVGVYGMNFDDMPEFRWPGFYYLLWGLMISLVVGMLLFFKKKKWL; encoded by the coding sequence ATGCATACGATCTACATCTGCCCTCCCGATGGCTCCCTGATCGAAACCCAAGACCTCGAGAGGCTGAAAGCCGCCCTCGATGAAAAGCGCTCCAATGTCTGGGTCGACATGGAAGACCCCTCCGAGGAAGAAGTCGACTTCCTGCTCGAGTATTTCAATTTCCATCCGCTGGCGATCGAGCACGTCCTTTTGGGGGTCGGGGCCGCCCGACTCGACGTCTACGACCGCTACGCCTTCCTGGCCCTGCACCGGATGTTTTATAATTTCGAGACCGAGACCTGCGAGAAGCGCGAATTTCAGGTCTTCTTTTCGGAACGCTTCATCGTCACCTCCCATGGCAAGAACCTCTCGCGCACCTTCAACTCGGCCCGCCAGCGGGTGAAGGAATGCCCCAAGGATACCCTGGGCGACTCGCCCAGCTATGTCTTGCTCCATCTGCTGGAGCTGGCGATCAAGGACTACGAGCCGATCATGGAGGAATGGCAGGAGAACCTGGAGGACATCGAGCAGCAAGTGCTGAAGGGTGCGAATCAAGACGTCCTCGACCAGATCTTGAAATTCAAAAAGCTGGTGGCGACGATGCGCAAGAATCTCCTGCCGGAGCGCGACGTCTTCCGACAGCTCGACGACAAGCACGTCATCCCCTTCATCACCGCGGAGGCCCGCCCCTACATCAAGAGCGCGATGGACGACATGAACGCCCTGCTCCAAGAGCTGGAGGCGCTGCGCGAGCATGCCGGCTCGGTCTTCGACGTCTATGCGGCGGTGCTGACGATCCGGATGACCGAATCTTCCAACCAGCTGAACTACGTCATGCAACGCCTGACCATCGGAGCGACGATTTTCCTTCCGCTCACCTTCATCGTCGGAGTCTACGGAATGAACTTCGACGACATGCCCGAGTTCCGATGGCCCGGCTTCTATTACCTGCTCTGGGGGCTCATGATCAGCTTGGTGGTGGGCATGCTCCTCTTCTTCAAAAAGAAAAAATGGCTGTGA
- a CDS encoding HupE/UreJ family protein has protein sequence MKKTLPWLLCLWIFPWIGQAHVLKLSDSELRRQGEQAVWNLRVHLGDFDVKFGRATEAEVKAYFPQRLGLSVQGKACEFQTIDFQKTPAQDLAALKLSYRCPSDAGPLQIHYDLFYGDPNHRHLLKVVAGSQSSSFTFDPGHTEFELSSESRSAAMIGFLKLGLEHILIGYDHILFVLALILGARRVKDLVWLVTSFTLAHSITLALATLEIIALPPKIVEPAIAASIVLLSLIDFFPGKPIRRVMVPVTFIFGLVHGLGFSYILQEAHLKAGSLVIPLVFFNLGVEIGQLLIVALVYPLTLGLKRLAGGAYRYVQALFLLAIAGMGLYWFLERVLS, from the coding sequence ATGAAGAAAACCCTGCCTTGGCTCCTGTGTCTTTGGATCTTTCCTTGGATCGGCCAGGCTCACGTTCTGAAGCTCTCCGACTCCGAGCTTCGGCGGCAGGGCGAACAAGCGGTGTGGAACCTCCGCGTCCACCTTGGCGACTTCGATGTGAAGTTCGGCCGGGCCACCGAAGCCGAGGTGAAGGCCTATTTCCCGCAAAGGCTCGGGCTTTCGGTCCAAGGAAAAGCCTGCGAGTTTCAAACGATCGACTTTCAAAAAACCCCGGCCCAAGACTTGGCCGCCCTTAAATTGAGCTATCGCTGCCCTTCCGACGCCGGCCCCCTCCAGATTCACTACGATCTGTTTTATGGCGACCCCAACCATCGCCACTTGCTGAAGGTCGTCGCCGGCTCGCAGAGCTCGAGCTTCACCTTCGATCCGGGCCATACCGAATTCGAGCTCTCCAGCGAAAGCCGAAGCGCCGCCATGATCGGTTTCTTGAAGCTGGGCTTGGAGCACATCCTCATCGGTTACGACCACATCCTTTTCGTCCTGGCCCTGATTTTGGGGGCCCGGCGGGTCAAGGATTTGGTCTGGCTGGTGACCTCCTTCACCTTGGCCCACTCCATCACCTTGGCCTTGGCGACCTTGGAGATCATCGCCTTGCCGCCGAAAATCGTCGAGCCGGCGATCGCCGCCAGCATCGTCCTGCTTTCGCTGATCGACTTTTTCCCCGGCAAGCCCATTCGCCGGGTCATGGTGCCGGTCACCTTCATATTTGGGTTGGTTCATGGCCTGGGCTTCTCCTACATCCTGCAGGAGGCCCACCTGAAAGCCGGGAGCCTGGTGATCCCCCTGGTCTTCTTCAACTTGGGAGTCGAAATCGGGCAATTGCTGATCGTGGCCCTGGTCTATCCCCTGACCTTGGGCCTGAAACGGCTGGCCGGCGGCGCCTACCGCTATGTTCAAGCTCTGTTCTTGCTGGCCATTGCCGGAATGGGTTTATATTGGTTTTTGGAGAGGGTATTGTCTTAG
- a CDS encoding DUF4442 domain-containing protein, which translates to MTEWKKTLGLRAFGLLKIPLLCSVRPTILRLNRELCEIRIPLNYWTRNHLKSMYFGTLAIGADCAGGLLAQEAIRKSGKDVVLIFKDFHADFLKRAEHDVHFTCKDGLKIEKQVKETVQSGERTNQTLTIVATTPKVTGDEPVAKFLLTLSLKLKSGKSK; encoded by the coding sequence ATGACCGAATGGAAAAAAACTTTGGGCTTACGGGCCTTCGGCCTCCTCAAGATCCCCCTGCTCTGCTCGGTGCGGCCCACCATCCTGCGCCTCAACCGCGAGCTCTGCGAAATCCGGATTCCGCTCAACTACTGGACCCGAAACCATCTCAAGTCGATGTATTTCGGAACCCTGGCCATCGGCGCCGACTGCGCCGGCGGCCTCTTGGCCCAGGAAGCGATCCGCAAGAGCGGCAAGGACGTCGTCCTCATCTTCAAGGATTTTCACGCCGACTTCCTCAAGCGGGCCGAACACGACGTCCACTTCACCTGCAAAGACGGCCTCAAGATCGAGAAGCAGGTCAAGGAGACGGTGCAGAGCGGCGAGCGAACCAACCAGACTTTGACGATCGTGGCGACGACACCCAAGGTCACCGGCGACGAGCCGGTGGCGAAATTCCTCCTCACCCTCTCGCTGAAGCTCAAATCCGGCAAATCCAAATGA